In a genomic window of Paramicrobacterium chengjingii:
- the iolB gene encoding 5-deoxy-glucuronate isomerase — translation MTQWFFRNGELARDGWQSVVDASLEGWRHTGLRIAQLADGDSAPLESGDIERLVIPLAGSFHVEYTTGTRTDAVETNAVKLGGRRSVFDGPPDVLYLPVGASATVTGTGRVAVAEAPVSEKLAAEPHPVTYISKADVPVELRGAGRSSRQVHNYGTPAALAASKFIVCEVITPAENWSSFPAHKHDTNVPGTESRLEEIYYFETAVSRGLAAPPEADPFGLFATYSSNAGDIDINAIVRTGDIALVPYGYHGPAAAAPGYDMYYLNVMAGPDTERVWNITDDPAHGWVRSSWEGQEFDSRLPYRESEGQ, via the coding sequence ATGACGCAGTGGTTCTTCCGCAACGGCGAACTCGCCCGCGACGGTTGGCAGAGCGTCGTGGATGCGAGCCTTGAGGGCTGGCGGCACACGGGACTGCGCATTGCGCAGCTCGCCGATGGAGACAGCGCGCCGCTGGAGTCGGGAGACATCGAGCGGCTCGTGATTCCGCTGGCCGGATCGTTTCACGTGGAATACACGACAGGTACACGAACGGATGCTGTCGAGACGAACGCCGTAAAGCTTGGCGGCCGCCGATCGGTGTTCGACGGGCCGCCCGACGTTCTCTACCTGCCGGTCGGCGCATCGGCGACGGTGACAGGCACAGGCCGCGTTGCCGTTGCCGAGGCGCCGGTTTCTGAGAAGCTTGCTGCCGAGCCGCATCCGGTCACGTACATTTCGAAGGCGGATGTTCCCGTCGAGCTGCGTGGTGCCGGGCGATCGAGTCGGCAGGTGCACAACTACGGAACGCCAGCAGCGCTCGCTGCATCGAAGTTCATCGTGTGCGAGGTGATCACACCCGCCGAGAACTGGTCGTCGTTCCCCGCACACAAGCACGACACGAACGTGCCGGGCACCGAGTCGCGGCTCGAGGAGATCTACTACTTCGAGACGGCAGTCTCCCGTGGGCTCGCGGCGCCGCCCGAGGCTGACCCGTTCGGACTCTTCGCGACGTACTCGTCGAACGCGGGCGACATCGACATCAACGCTATTGTGCGCACCGGCGACATCGCGCTCGTTCCGTATGGGTACCACGGGCCGGCGGCTGCCGCTCCCGGATACGACATGTACTACCTCAACGTCATGGCCGGGCCCGACACTGAGCGGGTATGGAACATCACAGACGACCCCGCGCACGGGTGGGTGCGCTCCAGCTGGGAAGGGCAGGAGTTTGACTCCCGGCTCCCGTATCGCGAATCAGAAGGGCAGTGA
- a CDS encoding CoA-acylating methylmalonate-semialdehyde dehydrogenase — MTTTTDLPVVSHWIGGVEFASSGGRVSAVFNPATGQQTKSLALAGDGEIRAAVTAASGAFPGWRDLSMAKRQGIVFRFRELLNERKVELAEIITSEHGKVVSDAAGEIQRGLEVVDLACGFPHLIKGEFSENVSTGVDVYSIKQPLGVVGIISPFNFPAMVPLWFFPIAIAAGNTVVLKPSEKDPSAALWMARLWAEAGLPAGVFNVLQGDKQAVDGLLEAAEVRSISFVGSTPIAQYIYETAAKHGKRVQALGGANNHMLVLPDADLELVADQAINSGFGSAGERCMAQSVVIAVEPVADQLIEKITDRMAKLKVGDGRENPDMGPLVTAAHRDKVASYIDIAEQDGADIVVDGRGFTVDGAEDGFWLGPTLIDNIPLTSKAYDEEIFGPVLSIVRVGTFQEGMDLINSGQFGNGTAIFTNDGGAARRFQNEVQVGMIGINVPIPVPVAYHSFGGWKQSLFGSSKAYGVHGFDFFTQEKAITSRWLDPATHGGINLGFPEND; from the coding sequence ATGACCACCACTACTGATCTTCCTGTTGTTTCGCATTGGATTGGGGGTGTGGAGTTTGCGTCGTCTGGTGGGCGTGTGTCTGCGGTGTTTAATCCGGCTACTGGGCAGCAGACGAAGAGTCTTGCGTTGGCGGGTGATGGTGAGATTCGTGCGGCGGTCACGGCGGCGTCTGGGGCTTTTCCGGGGTGGCGTGATTTGTCGATGGCGAAGCGTCAGGGCATTGTTTTCCGGTTTCGTGAGTTGTTGAATGAGCGCAAGGTGGAGTTGGCGGAGATCATCACGAGTGAGCATGGGAAGGTTGTCTCTGATGCTGCGGGTGAGATTCAGCGTGGTTTGGAGGTTGTGGATCTGGCGTGTGGGTTTCCGCATCTGATTAAGGGTGAGTTTTCGGAGAACGTGTCGACGGGTGTTGATGTGTATTCGATTAAGCAGCCGTTGGGTGTTGTGGGGATTATCAGTCCGTTTAATTTTCCGGCGATGGTGCCGTTGTGGTTTTTCCCGATCGCGATCGCTGCGGGGAACACTGTGGTGTTGAAGCCGAGTGAGAAGGATCCGTCTGCGGCTTTGTGGATGGCGCGGCTGTGGGCTGAGGCTGGGCTGCCTGCTGGTGTGTTCAATGTGTTGCAGGGTGATAAGCAGGCTGTGGATGGTCTGCTGGAGGCTGCGGAGGTGCGTTCGATTTCGTTTGTGGGGTCGACGCCGATTGCGCAGTACATTTACGAGACTGCGGCGAAGCATGGCAAGCGGGTGCAGGCGTTGGGTGGGGCGAATAACCACATGCTTGTGTTGCCGGATGCTGACCTGGAGTTGGTGGCGGATCAGGCGATCAATTCGGGGTTCGGGTCGGCGGGTGAGCGGTGCATGGCGCAGTCTGTGGTGATTGCTGTGGAGCCGGTTGCCGATCAGCTGATCGAGAAGATCACGGACCGCATGGCGAAGCTGAAGGTCGGTGATGGGCGGGAGAATCCCGACATGGGGCCGCTTGTCACGGCGGCGCACCGGGACAAGGTGGCCAGCTACATTGATATTGCTGAGCAGGACGGTGCCGACATTGTTGTTGACGGGCGCGGGTTCACTGTGGATGGTGCCGAGGATGGGTTCTGGTTGGGTCCGACGCTGATCGACAATATCCCGTTGACCTCGAAGGCGTATGACGAGGAGATCTTCGGGCCGGTGCTCTCGATTGTTCGGGTGGGCACGTTCCAGGAGGGAATGGATCTGATCAACTCGGGACAGTTCGGTAATGGCACGGCGATCTTCACTAATGACGGGGGTGCGGCACGGCGGTTTCAGAACGAGGTGCAGGTGGGCATGATCGGCATCAATGTTCCGATCCCGGTGCCGGTGGCGTATCACTCGTTCGGCGGGTGGAAGCAGTCACTGTTCGGCAGCTCCAAAGCCTATGGTGTGCACGGGTTCGATTTCTTCACCCAGGAGAAAGCGATCACCTCGCGCTGGCTCGATCCCGCGACCCACGGCGGCATCAACCTCGGCTTCCCCGAAAACGACTAG
- a CDS encoding MarR family winged helix-turn-helix transcriptional regulator: MTEPHWLSPEQLAAWTRLVAVVELLPGALDTQLQHDADLTHFEYFTLAMLSEAEGRSLRMTALASRTNATLPRLSHVVSRLERRNYVRRVPDVDDRRAINAQLTDEGWRKVLDTAPGHVDTVRQSVIDALDERDIDDMRRIMAKVLDRLDPDRRFGMTTGPM, translated from the coding sequence ATGACAGAACCACACTGGCTCTCGCCTGAGCAGCTCGCCGCGTGGACTCGACTGGTTGCGGTCGTTGAACTGCTGCCCGGTGCCCTCGACACCCAGCTTCAGCACGATGCTGACCTGACTCACTTCGAGTATTTCACGCTGGCTATGCTTTCGGAGGCCGAGGGGCGGTCACTGCGCATGACCGCACTCGCGTCCCGCACGAACGCCACGCTCCCCCGCTTGTCACACGTCGTCTCACGATTGGAGCGCCGGAACTATGTGCGCCGGGTTCCGGACGTCGACGATCGTCGCGCCATCAACGCCCAACTTACCGATGAGGGGTGGCGGAAGGTACTCGACACGGCCCCGGGCCACGTCGATACCGTGCGGCAGAGCGTGATAGACGCCCTCGACGAGCGCGACATTGACGATATGCGACGCATTATGGCCAAAGTGCTCGATCGCCTCGACCCCGACCGACGGTTCGGAATGACAACCGGACCCATGTAA
- a CDS encoding Hsp20/alpha crystallin family protein has product MTATFDPFREFASLAGAFADSPAGPRKMPMDLYRDGDTYVLNADLPGIDPGSVDIDVDGQLLTIRAERTVSSGDGVKWITRERGTASYVRQLSLGQGIDTEMISASYDNGVLSIMIPVSERAKPRKITVNSVSAESAPELNDVASA; this is encoded by the coding sequence ATGACTGCAACATTTGACCCGTTCCGAGAGTTCGCATCGCTCGCCGGCGCATTCGCCGACTCGCCCGCTGGGCCGCGGAAGATGCCCATGGATCTCTACCGCGACGGCGACACCTACGTGCTCAACGCAGATCTGCCCGGAATTGACCCGGGTTCGGTCGATATTGACGTGGACGGTCAGCTTCTGACGATTCGCGCGGAGCGCACGGTGTCGAGCGGTGACGGGGTGAAGTGGATCACGCGTGAGCGGGGGACTGCTTCATACGTGCGCCAGCTCAGCCTCGGTCAAGGCATTGACACCGAGATGATCAGCGCAAGCTATGACAACGGCGTGCTCAGCATCATGATCCCGGTGAGCGAACGCGCAAAACCTCGCAAGATCACCGTGAACTCGGTGAGCGCCGAATCGGCCCCGGAGCTGAACGACGTGGCCTCAGCGTAA
- a CDS encoding stealth conserved region 3 domain-containing protein — protein MVSDLIAIAEALEQADIDYLLVRGEDDQETIAVDRRDRRAVEAAFATAFANEPFYALTLPKKHDHDRSAAPFYTVDKDARSVLIADGALSTDPKAKVLRLYRPRVEPIGRLRYGPKSAPQLEFWSFGDQTIVAPTPNALTRQQLDRSEAVIATVTRFGREWPTLENMFAELASDIGFDIDVVFSWVDGTSADYQKARAEQMDGVVVGEGDDSVARFRQIDELKYALRSIYLFAPWVRRIFIASDSPPPAWLQHHPKVTFVPADKHFADPSVLPTHNSHAVESQLQHIPGLAEHFLYSNDDMFFGRTVSPDLFFSPGGVTKFVEARTRIGLGDTDPTRSGHENAARVNREVLHARFGKVTTRHLEHCAAPLRVSVLSEMEREFPEEFRRTAAARFRSATDISVTNSFYHYYALMTGRAVEQRQAKVKYIETTLKSAVPALERLLRKRDQDMFCLNDGSNPELSDAERTRAVLNFLNRYFPFPAPWEKEEI, from the coding sequence ATGGTCTCAGACCTGATCGCCATCGCCGAAGCGCTTGAACAGGCGGATATCGACTACCTCCTCGTGCGTGGTGAGGATGACCAAGAGACGATCGCGGTTGACCGCCGCGACCGCCGCGCTGTAGAAGCAGCGTTTGCCACGGCTTTTGCGAATGAGCCGTTCTACGCACTGACCTTGCCGAAGAAGCACGATCACGACCGCTCTGCGGCGCCCTTCTATACCGTGGACAAAGACGCGCGCTCTGTGCTCATTGCCGACGGAGCGTTATCGACAGATCCGAAGGCTAAGGTTCTCAGGCTCTATCGCCCGCGCGTCGAACCGATCGGGCGACTCCGGTATGGCCCGAAGTCAGCACCGCAGCTCGAATTCTGGAGTTTCGGAGACCAGACGATCGTCGCTCCCACCCCCAACGCTCTGACACGGCAACAGCTTGATCGCTCCGAAGCGGTGATCGCGACGGTCACACGATTCGGCAGGGAGTGGCCGACGCTCGAGAACATGTTCGCGGAGCTCGCAAGTGACATCGGCTTCGATATCGATGTTGTCTTCTCGTGGGTTGATGGCACGAGTGCCGACTACCAGAAGGCGCGTGCAGAGCAGATGGACGGTGTGGTCGTGGGGGAGGGGGACGACTCCGTCGCCCGCTTTCGGCAGATCGATGAGTTGAAATATGCCCTTAGAAGTATTTATCTCTTTGCGCCCTGGGTTCGTCGCATTTTTATCGCGTCAGACTCGCCGCCACCCGCATGGCTTCAGCACCATCCCAAGGTGACCTTCGTACCGGCCGATAAGCACTTTGCCGATCCGAGTGTGCTGCCAACGCACAACTCTCACGCCGTCGAAAGCCAGCTCCAACACATCCCTGGCCTGGCTGAGCACTTCTTATATTCCAATGACGACATGTTCTTTGGGCGCACCGTCAGCCCCGATCTCTTCTTCTCGCCGGGCGGTGTCACCAAGTTTGTCGAGGCACGCACGCGTATTGGGCTCGGAGACACCGATCCCACGCGCAGCGGGCATGAGAACGCCGCCCGAGTAAATCGGGAAGTCTTGCACGCCCGATTCGGCAAGGTGACGACGCGCCACCTCGAGCACTGCGCCGCGCCGTTACGGGTAAGCGTGCTGAGCGAGATGGAACGCGAGTTTCCCGAGGAGTTCCGTCGCACTGCAGCCGCACGGTTCCGCTCAGCCACCGACATATCGGTAACGAATTCCTTCTACCACTACTACGCGCTCATGACGGGGCGAGCCGTGGAGCAGAGGCAAGCGAAGGTGAAGTACATCGAGACGACGTTGAAGAGCGCTGTTCCTGCCTTAGAGCGGCTGCTGCGCAAACGGGATCAGGACATGTTCTGTCTCAATGACGGGTCGAACCCCGAGCTCAGTGATGCCGAACGCACGCGGGCCGTGCTGAACTTCCTCAATCGCTACTTCCCGTTCCCAGCGCCCTGGGAGAAGGAAGAGATATAG
- a CDS encoding J domain-containing protein, translated as MTESPLDESPYDVLGVDRSVSDAQLRRAYRRRARQTHPDLGGSAALFNAVQLAWEHVGTPEARAQYDKRSSARPASAADTDEADHVWSTGRTQSTQRDSRPKARMYGHPGGRARDRFTTLMREWVGRGTEPIDIYDEALIRRAPTEIRHSLADALAEEATARALGELGMGYTVWHGVATDRGSDRWVVDADAAASDTRKIDHVVLGPSGLFAVQSEDWGAPARVRRADLISEALGKGEKPMHALATRAKAVARAARVTFTALVIVLPDEALDAAITALGRNRGIASFAVQRSVVGHFLRTGVPDATRPAGTDMFEVRTRLQNSIHLV; from the coding sequence ATGACTGAAAGCCCCCTCGACGAGAGCCCGTACGACGTGCTCGGCGTCGACCGCTCAGTGAGCGATGCGCAGCTTCGCCGCGCCTATCGGCGTCGGGCGCGGCAGACGCACCCCGATCTCGGAGGAAGCGCTGCGCTCTTCAACGCCGTGCAGCTTGCCTGGGAGCACGTGGGAACGCCCGAAGCACGGGCGCAGTACGACAAGCGCTCGTCTGCTCGCCCGGCATCCGCTGCCGATACGGACGAGGCAGACCATGTCTGGAGCACCGGACGCACGCAGTCGACGCAACGAGATTCGCGGCCGAAGGCCCGTATGTACGGGCATCCAGGCGGGCGAGCACGCGATCGCTTCACCACACTGATGCGCGAGTGGGTCGGCCGCGGCACGGAGCCCATTGATATCTATGACGAGGCGCTCATCCGTCGTGCCCCGACCGAGATTCGGCACTCGCTCGCCGACGCTCTCGCCGAAGAGGCAACGGCCCGAGCACTGGGCGAACTTGGCATGGGGTACACCGTGTGGCACGGGGTGGCGACGGACAGAGGAAGTGATAGGTGGGTTGTCGACGCGGATGCGGCAGCAAGCGACACCCGCAAGATCGACCATGTCGTGCTGGGGCCGAGTGGCCTGTTTGCCGTGCAATCGGAGGACTGGGGCGCGCCCGCGAGAGTTCGGCGCGCTGATCTCATCAGCGAGGCCCTCGGCAAGGGGGAGAAGCCGATGCATGCACTCGCGACGCGTGCGAAGGCTGTTGCTCGTGCGGCTCGCGTCACGTTCACGGCGCTCGTGATCGTGCTGCCAGACGAGGCGCTCGACGCTGCGATTACAGCACTCGGCCGTAACCGCGGCATCGCGTCATTCGCTGTGCAGCGCTCGGTTGTCGGGCACTTTCTGCGCACGGGAGTTCCCGATGCGACGAGGCCAGCGGGCACCGACATGTTCGAGGTGCGCACGCGGCTTCAGAACAGCATCCATCTGGTCTGA
- a CDS encoding sulfite exporter TauE/SafE family protein, whose product MTIEAIALLAISVCVGAFLQGTVGVGFAMLVAPIAALVEPSLVPVAILIWMLPLNALVAWRERRHIDLRGAGWITVARVLATPLGIWLLLLIPENHLGYLIGGTTILAALVSFAAPSFTPRPAAFLAAGAVTALSETATGVGGPPLALVYQHRPAAELRATVALCFLIGEVISLIALALGGQFGGSGTNLALWLLPAVIVGVWISSVTHKRVGGAALRYGILLFALASGIAVIIGTL is encoded by the coding sequence ATGACGATTGAGGCAATCGCCCTTCTCGCGATCTCGGTCTGCGTTGGCGCGTTTCTGCAGGGCACCGTAGGGGTCGGCTTTGCAATGCTCGTAGCCCCGATTGCTGCACTCGTCGAGCCCAGCCTTGTGCCTGTGGCGATTCTGATCTGGATGCTGCCGCTCAACGCCCTCGTCGCATGGCGGGAGCGCCGTCATATCGACCTCCGCGGGGCCGGGTGGATCACAGTCGCGAGGGTGCTCGCGACGCCACTTGGCATCTGGTTGCTTCTGCTTATCCCGGAAAACCACCTTGGGTACCTCATCGGAGGCACCACGATCCTCGCGGCATTGGTCAGCTTCGCCGCGCCGAGTTTCACGCCGCGTCCCGCGGCGTTCCTCGCCGCGGGCGCTGTAACGGCGCTCAGCGAAACCGCGACGGGCGTCGGTGGTCCGCCACTTGCTCTCGTCTACCAGCACAGACCTGCTGCCGAACTCCGTGCGACTGTCGCACTCTGCTTTCTCATAGGCGAGGTGATCTCGCTGATCGCACTCGCGCTCGGTGGCCAGTTCGGTGGCAGCGGCACGAATCTAGCCTTATGGCTTCTGCCCGCTGTCATTGTTGGCGTGTGGATCAGCTCCGTCACGCACAAGCGAGTCGGAGGCGCGGCGTTGCGTTACGGCATCCTGCTCTTTGCCCTTGCCTCAGGCATCGCTGTCATCATTGGAACGTTGTGA
- a CDS encoding Cgl0159 family (beta/alpha)8-fold protein has product MSATDTVTAEPMITPQQFHQLRETRAFHPEKVAAAHAARTRRPLLTDGRLFIVAADHPARGALGVRGEPMAMADRYDLLNRLALAVSRPGVDGVLGTPDIIDDLALLGVLDDKVVVGSMNRGGLKGAAFEMDDRVTAYDINSIVRDRLDFAKTLLRVNLDDAGSARTLEANAQAVSDAAAASVPIMVEPFMSDWTGGSVVNDLSTAAVITSVAIAQGLGTSSAYTWLKLPVVDDMERVMASTTLPTLLLGGDPSGSPDGTYARWADALTLPGVRGLVVGRTLVYPPDGDVARAVDTAAALVHTSTH; this is encoded by the coding sequence ATGTCGGCAACTGACACCGTGACCGCAGAGCCGATGATCACGCCCCAGCAATTCCACCAGCTGCGCGAGACGCGCGCGTTCCACCCAGAAAAGGTGGCGGCAGCGCACGCGGCACGCACGCGTCGTCCGCTGCTGACCGACGGTCGCCTGTTCATTGTGGCCGCCGATCACCCGGCACGCGGAGCGCTCGGGGTGCGCGGCGAACCCATGGCCATGGCCGACCGCTACGACCTGCTGAATCGTCTGGCGCTCGCCGTCAGTCGCCCGGGCGTCGACGGTGTGCTCGGTACTCCCGACATTATCGATGACCTCGCCCTTCTCGGTGTTCTCGATGACAAAGTGGTCGTCGGCTCCATGAACCGCGGAGGACTCAAGGGCGCTGCGTTCGAAATGGACGATCGCGTCACCGCCTACGACATCAATTCGATCGTTCGCGACAGACTCGACTTTGCCAAGACGCTTCTGCGCGTGAATCTCGACGACGCCGGCTCGGCGCGAACCCTCGAGGCGAATGCGCAGGCGGTGTCGGATGCCGCGGCAGCATCCGTTCCCATTATGGTCGAGCCGTTCATGAGCGATTGGACCGGCGGATCCGTTGTGAATGACCTGTCGACGGCTGCCGTCATCACGAGCGTAGCCATTGCCCAGGGGCTCGGAACGAGTTCCGCATACACCTGGCTGAAGCTGCCCGTCGTCGACGACATGGAGCGGGTGATGGCGTCGACGACGCTGCCGACACTTCTGCTCGGCGGCGACCCCTCGGGAAGCCCCGACGGGACCTACGCGCGCTGGGCCGACGCCCTCACGCTCCCCGGAGTGCGCGGGCTCGTCGTCGGGCGCACCCTTGTCTACCCGCCAGACGGCGATGTTGCCCGCGCCGTCGATACAGCAGCAGCGCTCGTGCACACGAGCACACACTAA
- a CDS encoding Ppx/GppA phosphatase family protein produces the protein MTRVAAIDCGTNSIRLLIADVVDGKLTDIVRTLEVVRLGQGVDRTGRFDDAALDRTLDATRDYAAQCQKHGVERVRFVATSATRDAANRLVFIDAVRDIIGVEPEVLSGTEEAEMSFRGATSVLPPGTGRLVVDLGGGSTELVLGDGDALSSYSMNVGCVRMTERNISNDPPTAQQRAGVVRDVNAAIDIAAESVDLDRVREIVGVAGTITTLTAHALGLDSYDPEAINGTRLSMQAMLDACDDLASMPREQRAALPYMHPGRVDVIAAGSLTWHTVLTRTVEAVSAAGSTLDSVVTSEHDILDGVALSLA, from the coding sequence ATGACCCGCGTCGCCGCCATCGACTGTGGCACCAACTCCATCCGCCTGCTCATTGCCGATGTGGTGGACGGAAAGCTCACAGACATCGTGCGCACCCTCGAGGTCGTGCGCCTCGGGCAAGGCGTTGACCGCACAGGTCGCTTCGACGATGCCGCACTCGATCGCACTCTCGACGCCACACGCGACTACGCGGCTCAGTGTCAGAAACACGGGGTCGAACGCGTACGCTTTGTCGCGACGTCGGCGACCCGGGATGCCGCCAACCGGCTCGTCTTCATCGATGCCGTTCGCGACATCATCGGCGTCGAGCCCGAAGTTCTCTCGGGCACCGAAGAAGCCGAAATGTCGTTTCGCGGCGCCACGAGCGTGCTGCCACCAGGAACCGGCCGCCTCGTCGTCGACCTCGGGGGCGGCTCAACAGAGCTCGTGCTCGGTGACGGCGACGCCCTCTCGTCCTACTCCATGAACGTCGGCTGCGTGCGCATGACCGAGCGCAACATCTCGAACGATCCGCCAACAGCGCAGCAGCGGGCCGGCGTCGTGCGCGACGTGAACGCCGCAATCGACATCGCTGCCGAGTCAGTGGACCTCGACCGAGTACGCGAAATCGTCGGGGTCGCGGGGACCATCACAACCCTCACAGCGCACGCCCTCGGTCTCGACAGCTACGACCCTGAAGCCATCAATGGGACTCGCCTGAGCATGCAGGCGATGCTCGATGCCTGCGACGACCTCGCGAGCATGCCACGCGAGCAGCGGGCCGCACTCCCCTACATGCACCCAGGCCGCGTCGACGTCATCGCCGCAGGCTCGCTCACCTGGCACACGGTGCTCACGCGCACCGTCGAGGCGGTCTCGGCGGCGGGATCCACGCTCGATTCCGTCGTCACGAGTGAGCACGACATTCTCGATGGAGTCGCTCTCTCCCTCGCCTGA
- the iolC gene encoding 5-dehydro-2-deoxygluconokinase translates to MTMQNEAFDLITIGRIGTDIYPLQDGVGLEDVETFGKYLGGSATNVAVAAARHGLRTAVVTGVGNDPFGRFCIREAGRLGVDNRYIFVDEENPTPVTFCEIFPPDDFPLYFYRKPQAPDLNIREENLDIDAIRNARIYWSTVTGLSEEPSRSSHFAAWDARGRREHTVLDLDYRPMFWESAEIAREHVQKALAHVTVAVGNREECEVAVGETDPQRAADALLDRGVEIAIVKQGPKGVLAKTRDESVEVPPYFVDVVNGLGAGDSFGGALNYGLLSGWSLERTLRFANVAGAIVASRRECSTAMPETHEIDEVLKESDYVGN, encoded by the coding sequence ATGACAATGCAGAACGAAGCATTCGACCTCATTACCATCGGTCGAATCGGCACAGACATCTACCCACTCCAGGACGGCGTGGGCCTTGAGGACGTCGAGACGTTTGGCAAGTACCTTGGCGGAAGCGCCACAAACGTGGCCGTGGCCGCGGCCCGTCACGGGTTGCGCACCGCCGTTGTCACGGGGGTGGGGAATGACCCCTTCGGCCGATTCTGCATTCGCGAAGCGGGAAGGCTCGGCGTTGACAACCGATACATCTTCGTCGATGAGGAGAACCCGACGCCTGTCACATTCTGCGAGATCTTCCCGCCAGACGACTTTCCGCTCTACTTCTATCGCAAGCCACAGGCTCCCGACCTGAACATCAGGGAGGAGAACCTCGACATCGACGCGATCCGCAACGCCCGCATCTACTGGTCGACGGTGACCGGTCTGTCAGAGGAACCCAGTCGCAGCTCGCACTTTGCCGCCTGGGATGCTCGAGGCCGCCGCGAGCACACGGTTCTCGACCTCGACTACCGCCCCATGTTCTGGGAATCGGCCGAGATTGCCCGCGAACATGTGCAGAAGGCCCTTGCGCACGTGACCGTCGCTGTCGGCAATCGCGAAGAGTGCGAAGTCGCCGTGGGAGAGACCGACCCGCAGCGCGCAGCCGATGCGTTGCTCGATCGAGGGGTCGAGATTGCCATCGTCAAACAGGGGCCGAAGGGCGTGCTCGCCAAGACGCGGGACGAGAGCGTTGAGGTGCCGCCGTACTTCGTCGACGTCGTCAACGGCCTCGGCGCCGGCGACAGCTTCGGGGGAGCGCTGAACTACGGGCTGCTGAGCGGGTGGTCGCTCGAGCGCACACTTCGCTTCGCCAACGTTGCGGGTGCGATCGTCGCGTCGCGCCGCGAATGCTCAACGGCGATGCCGGAGACACATGAAATCGATGAGGTGCTGAAGGAGAGCGACTATGTCGGCAACTGA
- a CDS encoding NADPH-dependent F420 reductase, giving the protein MTTISIIGAGNMGTAIATLGLTGGHSVQVIGRDIEKARVTEAVTAGVIGDELSGDIVILALPHPAVDEVLATYGSQLAGKTVVDITNPVDFESFDSLVVPSDSSKTAEIAAKLPDTAVLKAFNTNFAATLIGGTVGTVQTAVLIAGDDTEAKSVLSDVVISGGLRAVDAGSLKRARELESLGFLQLTLAAGEKTSWTTGFALEK; this is encoded by the coding sequence ATGACGACAATCTCGATCATCGGCGCGGGCAACATGGGCACAGCTATCGCGACACTTGGATTGACGGGCGGGCATTCCGTTCAGGTCATCGGCCGCGACATCGAAAAGGCACGCGTCACAGAAGCGGTTACCGCTGGCGTGATCGGCGACGAACTCTCAGGCGACATCGTAATCCTCGCGCTGCCACATCCAGCCGTTGACGAGGTGCTCGCCACGTATGGCTCACAACTCGCCGGCAAGACCGTCGTCGACATCACGAACCCCGTCGACTTCGAGTCCTTCGATTCGCTCGTCGTTCCATCGGATTCCTCGAAGACAGCCGAGATCGCCGCCAAGCTTCCCGACACCGCGGTGCTCAAGGCGTTCAACACGAATTTCGCGGCGACCCTAATCGGCGGCACTGTGGGCACCGTGCAGACAGCCGTCCTGATCGCGGGTGACGACACCGAAGCGAAGAGCGTTCTGTCCGACGTCGTCATTTCAGGGGGCCTCCGCGCCGTTGACGCCGGCTCACTCAAGCGAGCCCGTGAGCTCGAGTCGCTCGGCTTCCTGCAGCTCACTCTCGCTGCAGGTGAGAAGACGAGCTGGACAACCGGATTCGCTCTGGAGAAGTAG